A genomic stretch from Cardiocondyla obscurior isolate alpha-2009 linkage group LG10, Cobs3.1, whole genome shotgun sequence includes:
- the Tws gene encoding protein phosphatase PP2A 55 kDa regulatory subunit isoform X6, whose product MLPNFCNGDIQWCFSQVKGTLEDDVTEADIISCVEFNHDGDLLATGDKGGRVVIFQRDPISKNSIPRRGEYNVYSTFQSHEPEFDYLKSLEIEEKINKIRWLKRKNPAHFLLSTNDKTIKLWKVSERDKRVEGYNTKEENGTIRDPACITALRVPTIKPMELMVEASPRRIFANAHTYHINSISVNSDQETYLSADDLRINLWHLEITDQSFNIVDIKPTNMEELTEVITAAEFHPAECNVLVYSSSKGTIRLCDMRSAALCDQHSKLFEEPEDPTNRSFFSEIISSISDVKLSNSGRYMISRDYLSVKVWDLQMETKPIECYPVHEYLRSKLCSLYENDCIFDKFECCWSGNDSAIMTGSYNNFFRVFDRTTKRDLTLEAARDIAKPKTLLKPRKVCTGGKRKKDEISVDCLDFNKKILHTAWHPSENVVAVAATNNLFLFQDKL is encoded by the exons ATGCTACCaaactttt GCAATGGTGACATACAGTGGTGCTTCTCACAAGTGAAGGGAACTTTAGAAGACGACGTTACGGAAG CTGATATAATCTCATGCGTTGAATTTAATCACGATGGTGATCTCCTCGCGACAGGAGACAAGGGTGGACGCGTTGTCATTTTTCAGAGAGACCCCATT AGTAAAAACAGTATACCACGGAGAGGCGAATACAATGTGTATAGCACTTTCCAAAGCCACGAACCTGAgttcgattatttaaaatcactagaaatagaagaaaaaattaataaaattaggtggctaaaaagaaagaatccTGCCCACTTTTTGCTCTCCACGAACGATAAAACAATCAAGTTGTGGAAAGTTAGCGAGAGAGATAAAAGAGTAGAGGGATATAACACAAAAGAGGAAAATGGCACGATACGCGACCCTGCCTGCATCACTGCCTTGAGG GTGCCAACCATAAAACCAATGGAGTTGATGGTAGAGGCATCGCCAAGGAGGATATTTGCCAATGCGCACACCTATCATATAAACAGTATAAGTGTCAACAGTGATCAAGAGACATACCTCAGTGCTGATGATCTTAGAATTAATCTTTGGCACCTGGAGATAACTGACCAGAGTTTTa ATATAGTAGACATTAAGCCAACTAATATGGAAGAGTTAACGGAAGTCATAACTGCGGCAGAATTTCATCCTGCGGAATGTAACGTGTTGGTGTACAGTAGTAGCAAAGGAACTATTAGACTTTGCGATATGAGATCTGCTGCTCTCTGCGATCAGCACAGTAAGCTCTTCGAGGAGCCTGAGGATCCAACTAATAGAAGCTTTTTCtctgaaattatttcgagcaTAAGCGATGTAAAGCTTAGTAATTCCGGAAGATACATGATCAGTAGAGACTACCTCAGCGTAAAAGTGTGGGACTTGCAAATGGAGACAAAACCAATCGAATGTTATCCT GTACACGAATATTTAAGATCAAAATTATGTTCATTGTATGAAAATGACTGCATCTTTGACAAATTTGAATGTTGTTGGAGCGGTAATGACTCTGCTATTATGACGGGCTCATATAACAATTTCTTCAGAGTATTTGATCGTACGACCAAACGCGATCTTACTTTAGAGGCAGCACGCGACATTGCCAAACCGAAAACTCTTCTGAAGCCAAGAAAG GTGTGCACCGGTGGCAAGCGCAAGAAGGACGAGATTAGCGTGGACTGTTTggactttaataaaaaaatacttcacACTGCGTGGCACCCATCTGAAAATGTAGTAGCTGTCGCTGCTACGAACAATCTCTTCCTATTCCAAGACAAACTCTAG